ATCTGGATGTGCTGGGGAGGGGAGCCGTCATGAGCAACACGGAACAATACGAAGCACCGGTCGAGAACGGCGGCGTAGGCGCGCGTGTACGCCGGCGCGAGGACGAGCGGCATCTGCACGGCAAAGGGCGGTTCGTCGCCGACTACGTGCTGCCCGATCTTCAGGAGGTTGCGTTCCTGCGCAGTCCCGTGGCGCATGCGCGCATCGTGCACGTTGGCAAGCCGCAGACGTACGCGGGTCAGGTGATCGTTCGTGCCGATATGACAAGCGCGGCCGACATCGTGGCGGATTCGAGCCTGCCGACCTACAAGTCGTCGTCGCATCCGCCGCTGGCTTCGGAGAAGGTGCGCTTCGTCGGCGAGCCCGTCGCCATGTGTTTCGCCCCGACGCGTGCGGAAGCGGAAGATATTGCCGAGGAAGTTGCGCTCGATCTGGACGAACTGCCCGCATTCGCCAACGCCTTCGCGGCGCGCGAGCGAACCGATGTGCGGGTGCATGACCACTGGGACAACAACCTGTTCCTGGACCTGACGGCCGACGTCGACTTTGCGGCCCGCGCCGAAGGCGCGCCGGTGGTGGTTAAGCAAAAGGTCGATCTGGCCCGCCAGTGCATGGTGCCGATGGAAGGCAAGGCCGTTCTCGCCTATTGGGACCATCCGCATTCGCAACTCGTCGTGATCACCTCGACGCAAGTGCCGCACATGATCCGCACGGTGCTTGCGCAATGCCTCGGTATCGATCATGCGCAGGTGCGCGTCATTTCGCCCGACGTGGGGGGTGCGTTCGGTTACAAGTGTGTCCTGCAACAAGAGGAGCTCTGCATTGCGTGGCTTGCGCTCACGTACAAGAAGCCATTCCGTTTCATTGAGGACCGTCGGGAACACCTGATCGCGGGTGCCAATACGCGCCAGCATCACTACGAACTGACGGCGTACGCCGACAAGACCGGGCGCCTCCTGGCGCTTGACGCCCAGTTGCTGATCGACGGCGGCGCCTATTCGGCGTGGCCGTTCACGATCGGGCTCGAGACCGGGCAGGCGCTGGGGAATCTGCCGGGACCGTACGACTTCCGTGGCTATCGCTGCAAGACGCAGTGCGCCGCAACGAACAAGCCTGGGTTCCTGCCGTATCGTGGCGTGGCGCGCACGGGTGTTTGCTTTGCGATAGAACTGACGATGGATGCCATTGCCCGCGCGGTGGGCCGCGAAGCGTGGGAAGTCCGCTACGACAACCTCGTGCGCGGGCAGGACATGCCGTACACCAACGTTGTGAAGAAACACTACGACAGCGGCGACTTCCAGGAGAGCCTGAAGCGCGCCGTCGACCGGCTCGACGTATCGAAGTGGCGCGGGCGCCAGAAGCAGGGCGAGAAGGACGGCCGGCTCGTGGGCATCGGATTCGCCACGTTTACCGAGCAATCGGCGCACGGCACGGCCGTGTTCGCGTCGTGGGGCCTGCCGATCGTGCCCGGGTACGACTTGGCCACCGTGCGCGTGACTGCCGATGGCGGGCTCGAAGTCCGCGCAGGCATTCATTCGCACGGGCAGGGCATGGAGACCACGCTGGCGCAGATCGCCAACGAAGTGCTCGGCGTGCCCGTTGCGAAGATCAGGGTGGTTCACGGCGATACCGCACTCACGCCGTTCTCGACCGGTACCTACGCGTCGCGCAGCATCGTCATGGCCGGTGGCGCCGTTGCGGCGACATGTCGGGAGCTTGTGCCGCGCATCGTAAAGATCGGCGCGCATCTGCTCAAAGAGGACGAAAGCGCCGTGCGCTTCGAGAGCGGCGAAGTGGTCGGCGCTACTGGACGCATCCCGCTCACGGATATCGCGGCAGCCTGGTACTTGCGCCCGGAGCGGCTGCCGCAAGGCGTCGATCTGGCAGGTCTGGAGGCGACGCAGGGCTTCAAGCCCAAGGTGGACACCGGCGCGTTCAGCTACGCCACCCATGCGGCGGCCGTGGCCGTCGATACCGAAACGGGTCACATAGAGATTCTCGACTACGTGATCGTGGAAGACTGCGGCCGGATGATCAACCCGATGGTGGTGGAGGGCCAGACGATTGGCGGCACCGCGCAAGGCATCGGCACCGCCCTGTTCGAGGAGACGCTGTACGACGAGAACGCACAACCGCTCACGTCCACGCTGGCCGATTACATGCTGCCCGGCCCGACCGAGCTACCGCCGATCACGATCATTCATATGGAAACGCCTTCGCCTTACACCGAGTTCGGCGCGAAGGGCGTCGGCGAGGGGGGCGCCATCGCACCGCCTGCCGCATTGTTCAATGCGGTGAACGACGCGTTGCGGCCACTGGGGGCGACCGTGTCGGAAACGCCGTTGACGCCGAGGCGCCTGCTCGCGGCCATCGAAGCCGCGAGTGCCGCGCAATCCGAAGGCAGCGAGCTGGCCACGCATGCCGTGCAACACGAGGAGGTCGAATGAAAGCGGCCCGTTTTGACTATCTGAGGACGGCCACGCTGCCCGAAGCCTTGACCGCGTTGCAGGCCGACAGCAGTGCAAAGCCGATTGCGGGCAGCCAGTCGATGGGGCCCATGCTCAATCTGCGTCTGGCAAGACCGGCCAGAATCGTCGACCTGTCGCGACTGGCCGAATTGCGCGGCGTGACGCAAACGGACGACGGCATTCGTATCGGCGCCGGCGTCACGCACGCGGAGATCGAGGACGGCAAATTCCCCCTGCTTCGACATCCTTATCTCCAGTACGTGGCAAGTGGAATCGCTTATCGCGCGATTCGCAACCGGGGAACGATCGGTGGCAGCCTGGCACACGCCGATCCGGCCGCCGACTGGCCACTCGCGTTGTCCGCACTCGACGCGCGACTGGTGCTGTCAAAGGCTGGGGCCACTCGGGTCGTGCGTGCCGGCGACTTCATGCAGGGCGCCTTCACGACGTTGCTCGACGACGGCGAGATCATCGCTGCCGTGTTGCTGCCGACGCTGTCGACGTCGATGCATTGGGGCTATCACAAGCTCTGCCGCAAGACCGGCGAGTTTGCACACGCCAGTGCCGCCGCAGTATTCGACGCCACGAGCGGACTTGCACGCGTCGTGCTGGGGGCGCTCGACGGTCCGCCCGCTGCGCTGGACGACCTTGCCAAAGCCATCGCCCACCAGGGCCCGGGTGCCGCCACGCAACAGGCGCTCGCGTCGGCAGTCGCGGCCGCCATGCCGAACGCCGATGCCATCGAGCGAAAGATGCATGCTGCCGCGCTGGATCGATGCCTGGCGCAAGCCTTCGGCAAATCGCAGGATCACTAGAATAGTCAACGCTATGTCCGTCATCGAACTCACCATCAACGATCGCGCAGTGCGCGGCGAGGTCGAACCTCGCGTGCACCTGGGCGATTTCCTGCGCGAGACCCAGCACCTGACCGGCACGCACCTGGGCTGCGAACACGGCGTGTGCGGTGCGTGTACCGTGCTTGTCGACGGCGAACCCGTCCGCTCGTGCATCACCTTCGCAGTCGCTTGCGAGCAGCAGGACGTGCGCACGATCGAAGGCTTCGACAACGACGAACTGATGCGCCGCATCCGCCGTTCGTTCTCTATCCATCACGGCCTCCAATGCGGCTACTGCACCCCCGGCATGCTGATCACCGCACGCGACATCGTGCTCCGCTTTCCCGACGCCGACGAGGCGCGCATTCGCCTGGAACTCTCCGGCAACCTTTGCCGCTGCACGGGGTACATGGGGATCGTGGCATCCATCAAGGCCGTACTTCAGGACCTGAAGGACAACCCGATTGCGGCGCAGGACGCCTGCGCCGCACAGCCCAGGCACGCCGCACCACGCGAGCAGGTCGTGTCGGCGCCCGCGTCGTTCCAGACGTTCGAGGCCACTACGCGCGATGCCGCCAATCTGACAACGGCGCCGGCGGCGGCCGTTACCACGGCGCGCACCGAACCGGCTGCCGAGACACAACGCAAGGGCTGGACGGCCATCGACGACAGTTTCGTCGTGCCGTTTCCGCTCGAGACGGTGTGGGCATTCATGGGTGATCTGCCGTCGGTGACTGCTTGTCTGCCGGGAGCGGAGCTGCTCGACCACGACGGCGATTCGGTCAAGGGCAAGATCGCCATCAAGTTCGGCCCGATGTCCGCCAACTTTGCCGGGGCGGCCCGCCTGGAGCGCGATGATGCGGCACACCGCGCGGTGATGCGCGGCGCTGGCCAGGACAACATCAGTCGCTCGCGCGCCAACGGCGACGTGACCTATTTCCTCTCGCAGGAGGCAGGGGGCAGCCAGACACGGGTGGCCGTAACGCTGGAGTACATGCTGCAAGGCCCGCTGGCGCAATTCTCGCGCTCGGGACTGGTCAAGGATTTCGTCCGGCGCATGATCGCCGACTTCGGCACGCGCATCACCGCGCAACTCGGCGGCAATGCCGCGCCGCAAGCTTCTGCCGAGCAGACGAAGTTCAATGTGGGAAGTCTCGTCTGGCGCGTGATATGGGGACGTATCCGCCGACTCTTCGGCAAAGCTGACTGATTCTCGAACAGGGCGATAGCAAAGCGACTATCGCCGTCATTTTGTCAGTGTACTGATTATATGGGGTGGTACATGGTTGATCGAATTCGCAAGATCGCGCTTGAAGAGCATTTCGCGACGCCGGGGTTTCCGAACTATTCGAAGGCGTTCACGCAACACATTGCGCCCGACGTCTTGCGCGATCTCGGCGCCCGTCTCGCTGACTTCGACCAGTTGCGGCTTCAGGAGATGGATCGGGCTGGCATCGACTACACGATCCTGTCGCAGACCGGACCGAGTGTGCAGGGCGAGACGGATCACGCACGGGCGACGTCGCTCGCCCAGATGAGCAACGACTTTCTGGCCGAGCAGATCGGACGCCATCCCACCCGGTTCGGCGGTTTCGCCACGTTGTCGATGCACGACGCGAAGGTGGCCGCACGTGAGCTCACGCGTGCGGTGAATACGCTGGGCTTTAGGGGCGCGCTGGTCAACGGTCACACGCACGGCCGGTATTACGACGACCGTGCCTACGACGAATTCTGGGCGACGTTGCAGGAACTGGACGTCCCGCTCTACCTGCATCCGACCGATGCGTTTGCGCATCCGCGCGTGCTCGAAGGGCATCCCGAGCTGCTCGGCGCCACGTGGGGATGGGGCGTCGAGACGGGGAGTCATGCATTGCGCCTGCTGTTCGGCGGCGTGTTCGATCGCTTCCCGGGTGTCAAGGTGATCCTGGGCCACATGGGCGAGGGTATTCCGTTCCTGCGGTGGCGGTTCGACAGCCGGTTCGCCGTGTATTCGCACGGCGTGGCCTTGAAGCAGGCGCCTTCCGCCTACATCGGCACGAACATCGTCATCACCACGTCGGGTGTGTGCTCGGCTCCGGCGCTGGTGGGCGCGATCGGCGAGATGGGCGCGCAAGCCGTGCTGTTCTCGGTCGATTATCCCTACGAGTCCACCGAAATCGCCGCGAAGTTCATCGAGGAGGCGCCGCTCGACGAAGACGTTCGCAAGCTCGTCTGCCACGGCAACGCCGAGCGCATCTTCCGCCTGTAATTCGACACACAGCCCCTCATTCACTATCGCTCACGGAGTCGACCCCCATGAAAAATTTCCGCATTGGCCAGATTGTCCCGAGTTCCAACACGACGATGGAGACGGAGATCCCGGCCATGCTGCTGGCTCGCCAGAACATCCGCCCCGAGCGTTTCACGTTTCACTCCAGCCGCATGCGCATGAAGAAGGTCGTCAAGGAAGAGCTCGCGGCGATGGACGCCGAGTCCGACCGCTGCGCGGTGGAATTATCCGATGCGCGTGTGGACGTGCTCGGCTATGCCTGCCTGGTCGCCATCATGGCGATGGGGCACGGCTACCACCGCGTGTCGCAGAAGCGCCTTGCTGAGCACACCGCCGAGAACGGCGGTGCGGCGCCCGTGATCACGAGCGCCGGCGCACTCGTCGATGCGCTCAAGGTTATCGGTGCGAAACGCATCGTCGTCGTGGCGCCCTATATGAAGCCGCTTACGGAGCTGGTCGTGGACTACATCCGCAATGAAGGGTACGAGGTGATCGACTACCGTGCGCTCGAGATTCCCGACAACCTGGACGTCGGCCGTCACGATCCGAGCCGTCTGCCCGATATCGTCAAGACGCTGCGCTATCAGGACGCGGACGCGATCGTATTGTCGGCATGCGTGCAGATGCCGTCGCTGCCCGCCGTGGCCAAGGTCGAGGCGATGACCGGCAAGCCCGTGATCACCGCCGCGATCGCCACGACCTACGCCATGCTCAAGACGCTAGACCTGGAGCCCGTGGTGCCAGGCGCGGGCGCGCTGCTGTCCGGTGCCTACTGAGTCGGCACGACGGAGGAAAACATGAGCGAGCGATCCACGTTTCTCTATGGCGGCAACGTTCACGCCAATGGGATCCGTCAACACTATCTCCGCTACGGCGGCAACGACGGTGAGCGTGTCGGCCGAGATCCGGTGATCGTGGTGCCGGGCATCACGAGTCCGGCTATCACATGGGGCTTCGTCGGCGAGACCTTCGGCCGCACGTTCGATACTTACGTGCTCGATGTTCGCGGACGCGGCCTGTCGTCGGCATCCGACGCGCTCGACTACGGCCTCGATGCCCAGGCCGCCGATCTGATCGCGTTTGCCGCGGCTCTCGGGCTCAAGCGATACAGCGTGGTCGGCCATTCGATGGGCGGGCGCATCGGCATTCGTGCGGCGGCTGCGCGACCCGAGGGGCTTGCCCGTCTGGTGGCCGTCGATCCGCCGGTCTCCGGGCCGGGGCGTCGCGCTTATCCGTCGAAATTACCGTGGTATGTCGACTCGATGGCGCTCGCCAGGCAAGGCATGGACGCGCAAGCGATGCGCGAGTTCTGTCCGACCTGGACCGAAGCGCAATTGCAATTGCGCGCCGAGTGGCTCCATACGTGCGATGAGCGCGCGATTCGCGAGAGCTTCGACGGCTTTCATACCGACGACATTCACGTGAACTTGTCGTCGCTGGCGATTCCCGTGTTGCTGATCACCGCCGAGCGCGGCGATGTGGTGCACGACGCCGACGTCGAAGAAGTGCAGGGGCTCGTGCCGCATGTCGAGCACGTTCGCGTTCCCGACGCCGGCCACATGATCCCCTGGGACAACGAGCCGGGTTTCTATCGAGCCTTCGGCAGCTTTCTCGGCGCGACACTGACAACGATCTGAACGCATTCCTGGAGGGCACCATGCCCGTAAGCGATTTTCAAATGGTGGACGCCTGGACCCGGGTCCTGAAGCTGTCCCGCCTTGAGGCCGGTCAGACGGTCACGATTCTGACCAGTGCCAATACCCATGCCCAGACCCTGTCGACGGCGCTCATCGCGACGCAGGCGCTCGGCGCTGTCGTCAACCGGCTCGACCTTCCGCCCGTGAATGGCGAGAAGGCGCTGAGCCGCGACCCGCTGGCGTATCTGGGCACGACGCCGCTGACCGGCAATCGTGCAGCCATCGCCGCGCTCAAGGAAAGCGATCTGGTGCTGGATCTGATGACGTTGCTGTTCTCGCCGGAACAGCTCGACATTCTCAAGTCGGGGACGAAGATCCTGCTGGCCGTGGAACCGCCGGAGGTTCTGACGCGGCTCGTGCCGACGCTCGAAGACCGTGAACGCGTGCTGGCGGCACAGGCGCGTATCGGTAAGGCGCGCGAGATGCATGTCGTGTCCACCGCCGGGACCGACTTCCATTGCCCGTTGGGCGAATTCCACCCGATTGCCGAGTACGGCTTCGTCGACGAGCCGGGCCGATGGGATCACTGGCCGAGTGGCTTTGCGCTCACGTTCCCGAACGACGGCCAGGCATACGGCCGCATCGTCATCGACCGTGGCGACATCCTGTTGCCGCAGAAGAGCTACGTGAACGACCCCATCGAGCTGACCGTGGAAGGCGGCTTCGCCACCCGGATCGACGGCGGTGTCGATGCCCAACTGCTGGCCGAGTACATGGCGACCTTCAACGACAAGGAAGCCTATGCCATCTCACATATCGGCTGGGGTCTGCAATCTCGCGCGCACTGGTCGACGCTGGGCCTCTACGACCGCGAGCAGACCATCGGCATGGACGCGCGCGCTTTCGAAGGCAACTTCCTATTCTCTCTGGGCCCGAACAACGAAGCAGGCGGTGCGCGCACGACCACCTGCCATATCGATATTCCGCTGCGCCATTGCGACGTCTACCTCGACGGTGAGGCCGTGGTGCGTAACGGACGCGTCGTCAAGGAGGGCCATTGAGATGAGCAACGATCTCGACACCTATCAACGCCAGAGTTTCGGCAACCCGCTTCAGCCCAAGGCACCCGTCGGCCTGCTGATCGTGGACTTCGTCAACGGCTTCGCGAATCCCGACGTTTTCGGTGGCGGCAACATCGCGCAGGCCATCGAGAACACCGTGCCGCTGCTGGCGTTTGCCCGCGAGCGGCATTGGCCGGTGGCGCACACGCGCATTGTCTTTGCCGACGATGGCGCCGATCACAACATCTTCACC
This window of the Pandoraea sputorum genome carries:
- a CDS encoding xanthine dehydrogenase family Fe-S subunit is translated as MSVIELTINDRAVRGEVEPRVHLGDFLRETQHLTGTHLGCEHGVCGACTVLVDGEPVRSCITFAVACEQQDVRTIEGFDNDELMRRIRRSFSIHHGLQCGYCTPGMLITARDIVLRFPDADEARIRLELSGNLCRCTGYMGIVASIKAVLQDLKDNPIAAQDACAAQPRHAAPREQVVSAPASFQTFEATTRDAANLTTAPAAAVTTARTEPAAETQRKGWTAIDDSFVVPFPLETVWAFMGDLPSVTACLPGAELLDHDGDSVKGKIAIKFGPMSANFAGAARLERDDAAHRAVMRGAGQDNISRSRANGDVTYFLSQEAGGSQTRVAVTLEYMLQGPLAQFSRSGLVKDFVRRMIADFGTRITAQLGGNAAPQASAEQTKFNVGSLVWRVIWGRIRRLFGKAD
- a CDS encoding 2,5-dihydroxypyridine 5,6-dioxygenase translates to MPVSDFQMVDAWTRVLKLSRLEAGQTVTILTSANTHAQTLSTALIATQALGAVVNRLDLPPVNGEKALSRDPLAYLGTTPLTGNRAAIAALKESDLVLDLMTLLFSPEQLDILKSGTKILLAVEPPEVLTRLVPTLEDRERVLAAQARIGKAREMHVVSTAGTDFHCPLGEFHPIAEYGFVDEPGRWDHWPSGFALTFPNDGQAYGRIVIDRGDILLPQKSYVNDPIELTVEGGFATRIDGGVDAQLLAEYMATFNDKEAYAISHIGWGLQSRAHWSTLGLYDREQTIGMDARAFEGNFLFSLGPNNEAGGARTTTCHIDIPLRHCDVYLDGEAVVRNGRVVKEGH
- a CDS encoding alpha/beta fold hydrolase gives rise to the protein MSERSTFLYGGNVHANGIRQHYLRYGGNDGERVGRDPVIVVPGITSPAITWGFVGETFGRTFDTYVLDVRGRGLSSASDALDYGLDAQAADLIAFAAALGLKRYSVVGHSMGGRIGIRAAAARPEGLARLVAVDPPVSGPGRRAYPSKLPWYVDSMALARQGMDAQAMREFCPTWTEAQLQLRAEWLHTCDERAIRESFDGFHTDDIHVNLSSLAIPVLLITAERGDVVHDADVEEVQGLVPHVEHVRVPDAGHMIPWDNEPGFYRAFGSFLGATLTTI
- a CDS encoding FAD binding domain-containing protein, encoding MKAARFDYLRTATLPEALTALQADSSAKPIAGSQSMGPMLNLRLARPARIVDLSRLAELRGVTQTDDGIRIGAGVTHAEIEDGKFPLLRHPYLQYVASGIAYRAIRNRGTIGGSLAHADPAADWPLALSALDARLVLSKAGATRVVRAGDFMQGAFTTLLDDGEIIAAVLLPTLSTSMHWGYHKLCRKTGEFAHASAAAVFDATSGLARVVLGALDGPPAALDDLAKAIAHQGPGAATQQALASAVAAAMPNADAIERKMHAAALDRCLAQAFGKSQDH
- a CDS encoding xanthine dehydrogenase family protein molybdopterin-binding subunit; the encoded protein is MSNTEQYEAPVENGGVGARVRRREDERHLHGKGRFVADYVLPDLQEVAFLRSPVAHARIVHVGKPQTYAGQVIVRADMTSAADIVADSSLPTYKSSSHPPLASEKVRFVGEPVAMCFAPTRAEAEDIAEEVALDLDELPAFANAFAARERTDVRVHDHWDNNLFLDLTADVDFAARAEGAPVVVKQKVDLARQCMVPMEGKAVLAYWDHPHSQLVVITSTQVPHMIRTVLAQCLGIDHAQVRVISPDVGGAFGYKCVLQQEELCIAWLALTYKKPFRFIEDRREHLIAGANTRQHHYELTAYADKTGRLLALDAQLLIDGGAYSAWPFTIGLETGQALGNLPGPYDFRGYRCKTQCAATNKPGFLPYRGVARTGVCFAIELTMDAIARAVGREAWEVRYDNLVRGQDMPYTNVVKKHYDSGDFQESLKRAVDRLDVSKWRGRQKQGEKDGRLVGIGFATFTEQSAHGTAVFASWGLPIVPGYDLATVRVTADGGLEVRAGIHSHGQGMETTLAQIANEVLGVPVAKIRVVHGDTALTPFSTGTYASRSIVMAGGAVAATCRELVPRIVKIGAHLLKEDESAVRFESGEVVGATGRIPLTDIAAAWYLRPERLPQGVDLAGLEATQGFKPKVDTGAFSYATHAAAVAVDTETGHIEILDYVIVEDCGRMINPMVVEGQTIGGTAQGIGTALFEETLYDENAQPLTSTLADYMLPGPTELPPITIIHMETPSPYTEFGAKGVGEGGAIAPPAALFNAVNDALRPLGATVSETPLTPRRLLAAIEAASAAQSEGSELATHAVQHEEVE
- a CDS encoding amidohydrolase family protein — encoded protein: MVDRIRKIALEEHFATPGFPNYSKAFTQHIAPDVLRDLGARLADFDQLRLQEMDRAGIDYTILSQTGPSVQGETDHARATSLAQMSNDFLAEQIGRHPTRFGGFATLSMHDAKVAARELTRAVNTLGFRGALVNGHTHGRYYDDRAYDEFWATLQELDVPLYLHPTDAFAHPRVLEGHPELLGATWGWGVETGSHALRLLFGGVFDRFPGVKVILGHMGEGIPFLRWRFDSRFAVYSHGVALKQAPSAYIGTNIVITTSGVCSAPALVGAIGEMGAQAVLFSVDYPYESTEIAAKFIEEAPLDEDVRKLVCHGNAERIFRL
- a CDS encoding maleate cis-trans isomerase family protein, with product MKNFRIGQIVPSSNTTMETEIPAMLLARQNIRPERFTFHSSRMRMKKVVKEELAAMDAESDRCAVELSDARVDVLGYACLVAIMAMGHGYHRVSQKRLAEHTAENGGAAPVITSAGALVDALKVIGAKRIVVVAPYMKPLTELVVDYIRNEGYEVIDYRALEIPDNLDVGRHDPSRLPDIVKTLRYQDADAIVLSACVQMPSLPAVAKVEAMTGKPVITAAIATTYAMLKTLDLEPVVPGAGALLSGAY